The region ACGTATCTTAACTGAGCCTAAGAATGCTTTAGTTAAACAATATAAAAAACTATTAGCTTTAGATGATACAGAGTTAGAATTTGAACCAGCAGCCCTAGAACGTATTGCTAAATTAGCAATTGAACGTAATACAGGAGCGCGTGGTTTAAGATCAATCATAGAGCATATCATGTTAGATATTATGTACGATATTCCAACACGGGATGATATCCAAAAAGTGATTATTACAGAAGAAGTTGTTGATCATGCTAAAGAACCTAAATTAGTTTTAGTTGATAAAAAAGCAAAATCAAAAGAATCGAATGATCCTTCGGATAAAAAAGTAACAGATGAAGAGTCTAATTCTGCAAAAGATAATACTAAAGCAAAAGAAAAAGTATCAGATAAAGAAATTAGCAAAGAAACAGCTACCAAAAAAGGTAAAAAAACTAAAAAGAAATAACTAAAGAGTAACAGAGAGACTATCTCTCTGTTATTTTTTGTATGGAACTACTTGGGATAGGTGGGGTAAATAAGTTATTCTTTTATTTTGCTAGTTAGATATTTTTAAGTATGCTAAAATAAGTAAGGATTTAGTTAATGAAAAGTTAGGTGATTGTGATCGATAGAATCACACGCCAATAGGAGTGAAAAAATGAAAGTACATAATGCAGATATTGTTATTAGTGCCGTATCACCTAAACAATATCCGGATGTTGAAATACCAGAGATTGCTTTAGCCGGTCGTTCTAATGTGGGTAAATCTTCCTTTATTAATACCTTGATTAATCGTAAAAACTTAGCTCGTACATCAAGCAAGCCAGGTAAAACCCAAACCTTAAATTTTTATATTATCGAAGATAAATTTCATTTTGTGGACGTTCCAGGGTATGGTTATGCCAAAGTTTCTAAGAGTGAACGCGCTAAATGGGGGCAAATGATTGAAACGTATCTAACACAACGTGAGCAATTACGTGCTGTGATTTGTTTAGTTGATATTAGACATAAACCGAGTCAAGAAGATATTCAAATGTATCAGTTCTTAAAATACTATGATATTCCAGCGATTGTGGTGGCTACAAAAGCTGATAAAGTTCCAAAAGGCAAATGGAACAAGCATGAATCGATTGTGAAAAAAGCATTGGATTTTGATAACAATGATGCCTTTATTTTATTTTCTTCTGAAACTAAAAAAGGTAAAGAAGAAGCTTGGGTTGTGATTGAAGAATTTTTAGGTCTAGACTAAATTTAGTATTCTAAAACAAGTTAAGGGTGAGTAGATGGAATTTAATGATTATCAAGAGCTAGCTAACCGCTCTTTAAATGGAGATGAGCAAGTTCTAACCAAATGTGCTTTAGGCTTAGCAAGTGAGACTGGTGAGGTTTTAAACTTGATTCAAAAATATACATTTGAACATTCTGAGGTCAGTCGAAAAGAGTTAGTGAAAGAAATGGGTGATGTGATGTGGTATTTGTCACAAATTGCTCAATGGGCTAATATCCCCTTTGAAGAAGTTGCTAAATCTAATGTTGAGTTATTAAAAAACCGTTATCCAGAGCGTTATTAAGGGTTATGGTTGAGTGATAGTATAGAGGAGTAGAGAGTGTGCAAAATAGAATGATGAGTATGCCAGTTGTCAAACAAGAAGTGGTTGATTTTATGCGTGACAAGCAAAAAAAATTACCAGGACAACTAGGTGAATTAGAAAAAGAAGCAAATGAAAATGGTGTTCCGATTATCCCACATGAAACAGTCGTGTTTATGCAATTTTTATTAGGACAATTACAACCTAAAAATATTTTAGAAATTGGAACAGCGATTGGTTTTTCAGCAAGTTTGATGAGTCAGTTTGTCGGGGAAGATGGTCATGTGACAACGATTGATCGTTTTGATGTGATGATTGAGAAAGCTAAGAAAAACTTAGTTAAGTTAGGATTAACAGACAAAATCACCTTGTTAGAAGGACAAGCAGCGGATATTTTGCCAACCTTAACAGAGCAATATGATTTTATTTTTATGGATAGTGCTAAAGCAAAATACATTGAATTTTTGCCGTACTGTTTAAACGTCTTAAAAAAAGGTGGCGTATTGATGATTGACGATGTCTTACAAGGAGGAACTATCCTTGAACCGATAGAGTCAATCCATCGCAGTCAACGTGCGATTCACCGCAAGTTAAACGAGCTATTTGACGTAGTAACCAATCATCCGGATCTGACATCAAGTTTGGTACCTTTGGGGGATGGCGTATTATTGATAACTAAAGAAGCTGAAACAGTTAAATTATAAAAAAAGACCCTTGCTTATGTTAAGATAGCAAGGGTCTTTTTTGTTTGAACGTAAAATAAAAAAATCATCACAAGGATGATTTTTTATTACTGATGATATGTCACAGGAGGGATTCGAACCCCCGACCGTCCGCTTAGAAGGCGGATGCTCTATCCGGCTGAGCTACTATGACTTTTTTACCGAACAAGCTTATTATAGGCAATAATAGTTGTAAAGTCAACATGTTTTTTTAGAAATATATGTAAAAAAAGAGAAACTTAGCAATATTTTTGTAAAAAAGTATAAAAAACGTTGATATAATAAGGATTTGCTCCTATTATATTCTTTATATACGATTTAAGAAAGTTTTGGTAACTGTTATTGACTAGACAAACAAAAAAAATCAATATATACTGATTTTGTTAGGGGATTTGTGATAAAAATTTGGGCTTAATTGACACATAACAAAGGGAAGAGGAAAATAATATGGGGAAAATTGACCCTCGAGTAATTAAAACAAGACGAAAATTAAAAAATGCTTTTTTGTCTTTAATTGCAACTAGAAAACTTAGCGAAATAAATGTAAAAGACTTAACGCAAACGGCTGAAGTAACACGTGGCACGTTCTACTTACATTATAAAGACAAAGATACTTTCATTCAGGTAATGATGGAAGGCTTAATTGATGAGTTTTTTGAAAGTGCAATTTTTGAAATGAAACAAGAAGATAAAGTATATCCAGTATTATCGTTAATTCATGTCTTCGATTATGTAAATGATCGTCCTGATTTCTTTACAGTTCTATTGAAAGAAAGTGATGCGATTGAGTATCAAAATATGTTTAGCAATAAATTGTATCATTATATTGAAAATTATCAGGTGACATCAGGTATTGTATCTAATTCTAAAGTACCAAAAGAATTATTAATGAACTTTTTGATTTATGGTGTGTTAGGTTATATTGATCAGTGGTTAAAAGATGGTAAAATTTATGCAAATCGTTATATGGCAGAAAACTTAGAAAAATTATTAACATCTGAATTAACAAGTGAAGCCGGCTTACATGGTTTCTTTGTAACAGATGAAAATGATGTTATTAACAAGTTATCAAATGGTTAAGCTAGGTTATGTTAGTAGATAACAAATAAAAAATCGCAAGTTTTAAGACTTCGGTTTTTTTTATTTTGTTAAGGAATTGACAATATTGTTTTTTTTTGATAGAATATGAATGTTGTAATTGTGGGCACCACAACTACAACCGCACGGATTAAGTAATTAAGAACATGATGTCGCTTATGACGGCGAGTCTAAGTTAAAAAATAAGGAGGTGCTTAACAGCATGTATGCAATCGTTAAAACAGGTGGTAAGCAAGTAAAAGTAGAAGTAGGTCAAGCAATTTACGTTGAAAAATTAGACGTAGCAGCTGGCGAAAAAGTTGTATTTGACGAAGTTATCTTAGTAGGTGGCGAATCAACAAAAGTTGGTACTCCAACTGTCAAAGGTGCAACTGTTGAAGGAACTGTTGAAAAACATGGAAAACAAAAGAAAGTTGTTACTTTCAAATACAAACCTAAAAAACATACTCACCGTAAACAAGGTCACCGTCAACCATATACAAAAGTTGTCATTGACACAATCAACGCGTAAGCTTATCAGATGAAAGAAGGCAATTAGATGATTAAAGGTACAATTAGGCGTGAAGAAGATGGTCGTATTGTTTCGTTTGAAATGAGAGGTCATGCTAACGCGGGTCCCTATGGTAGTGATATTGTCTGTGCAGGAGTTTCAGCTTTAACTTTCAGTACCGTCAATGGTATTGAAGCATTAGCAGGCATCATTCCAATTGTGGAAATTGATGTAGCAGATGAGGGCTACTTATACTTTGAAACAGAAGAAGATATAACTCAAGAACAATCAAATATTGCTCAGATTTTACTGGAAAACTTAGTGTTAGGTTTACAGGGTATCCAAGAAGAACATTCAGATTATTTAAATCTTGAAACAGTAACGAAAAAATAAGGAGGTGCGAACCTATGTTAAAAATGAATTTACAATTCTTCGCGACTAAAAAAGGTGGAGGTTCTACTGCCAATGGACGCGATTCACAATCTAAACGTTTAGGTGCTAAACGTGCTGATGGCCAAACTGTAACAGGTGGATCAATTTTATACCGTCAACGCGGAACTAGAATTTACCCAGGTGTTAACGTTGGTAAAGGTGGAGACGATACATTATACGCTAAAGTTGATGGCGTAGTACGTTTCGAACGTAAAGGACGCGACAAAAAACAAGTGTCTGTTTACCCAGTAGCTCAATAAGAGTCATTAAACCATTGCTTTTAAAGCAATGGTTTTTTTTATAAATTGAATCTAGTTAAATTAAGTAGAAAACTTATCCTAAAAATTAAAAATATGCAAAGATTGTAAAAAAATAATTTTAAAATAGTTAGTATAGGAAGCTTCTTGTTATGATAACAACGATATGTTACACTATAAACAAAAAGTGACGGTAGTGTCATTTTCGGGGAGGAGGGACACTTTGTTGACTAAATCAGAGTTGAAGAAGAAATTAATTGTTGAGGCTGCTAAGAGAGTATTTGTGAAAAAAGGTTATGTGAGTACCACAATGCAAGATATTGTTGATGAAGCTCGCATTAGTCGTGGGGGATTGTATCGGTATTTTACTTCAGT is a window of Vagococcus intermedius DNA encoding:
- the yihA gene encoding ribosome biogenesis GTP-binding protein YihA/YsxC, producing the protein MKVHNADIVISAVSPKQYPDVEIPEIALAGRSNVGKSSFINTLINRKNLARTSSKPGKTQTLNFYIIEDKFHFVDVPGYGYAKVSKSERAKWGQMIETYLTQREQLRAVICLVDIRHKPSQEDIQMYQFLKYYDIPAIVVATKADKVPKGKWNKHESIVKKALDFDNNDAFILFSSETKKGKEEAWVVIEEFLGLD
- a CDS encoding nucleoside triphosphate pyrophosphohydrolase family protein encodes the protein MEFNDYQELANRSLNGDEQVLTKCALGLASETGEVLNLIQKYTFEHSEVSRKELVKEMGDVMWYLSQIAQWANIPFEEVAKSNVELLKNRYPERY
- a CDS encoding O-methyltransferase, translated to MQNRMMSMPVVKQEVVDFMRDKQKKLPGQLGELEKEANENGVPIIPHETVVFMQFLLGQLQPKNILEIGTAIGFSASLMSQFVGEDGHVTTIDRFDVMIEKAKKNLVKLGLTDKITLLEGQAADILPTLTEQYDFIFMDSAKAKYIEFLPYCLNVLKKGGVLMIDDVLQGGTILEPIESIHRSQRAIHRKLNELFDVVTNHPDLTSSLVPLGDGVLLITKEAETVKL
- a CDS encoding TetR/AcrR family transcriptional regulator codes for the protein MGKIDPRVIKTRRKLKNAFLSLIATRKLSEINVKDLTQTAEVTRGTFYLHYKDKDTFIQVMMEGLIDEFFESAIFEMKQEDKVYPVLSLIHVFDYVNDRPDFFTVLLKESDAIEYQNMFSNKLYHYIENYQVTSGIVSNSKVPKELLMNFLIYGVLGYIDQWLKDGKIYANRYMAENLEKLLTSELTSEAGLHGFFVTDENDVINKLSNG
- the rplU gene encoding 50S ribosomal protein L21, whose translation is MYAIVKTGGKQVKVEVGQAIYVEKLDVAAGEKVVFDEVILVGGESTKVGTPTVKGATVEGTVEKHGKQKKVVTFKYKPKKHTHRKQGHRQPYTKVVIDTINA
- a CDS encoding ribosomal-processing cysteine protease Prp, yielding MIKGTIRREEDGRIVSFEMRGHANAGPYGSDIVCAGVSALTFSTVNGIEALAGIIPIVEIDVADEGYLYFETEEDITQEQSNIAQILLENLVLGLQGIQEEHSDYLNLETVTKK
- the rpmA gene encoding 50S ribosomal protein L27; the encoded protein is MLKMNLQFFATKKGGGSTANGRDSQSKRLGAKRADGQTVTGGSILYRQRGTRIYPGVNVGKGGDDTLYAKVDGVVRFERKGRDKKQVSVYPVAQ